A stretch of Lentimicrobiaceae bacterium DNA encodes these proteins:
- a CDS encoding glycosyl hydrolase, whose protein sequence is MDGNTSREAMTADLESMKAAGIGYVLFLEVNVGVPRGKVDFLSDEWQDLYVHAVRESERLGIQIILGSGPGWAGSGGPWVKPEQSMMHLVASSTEVKGPSAFNAILTKPEPGKPFFGEGSVPKDLKQIRDGWYEDVAVLAYPTPKTATAIADVDEKALYYRAPYSSQPGVKQFLPAPASYPEIPGSAIDQSKIIDLTKMVRSDGTLQWNVPAGNWTILRFGKRNNGAVTRPAPKPGLGFEVDKFDTVAFDAHFDAYIGKLLKKVGPRKSTTGGWKTLHIDSWEMGSQNWTGDFREQFKKRRDYDPLLYLPTYAGQVVGSLELSERFLWDVRLTSQELIIENHAGRLKELGRRNGFNLSIEPYDMNPTADLDLGSVADVPMCEFWSDKFGFNSAFSCIEATSIAHVQGKPVVGAEAFTAESFEAWKKYPGNMKDQSDWAFSMGINRFVYHTFAHKPYGDGLKPGVTMGPYGVHWDRGQTWWPMVPSYHKYVARCSYILSQGTAVADILYLTPEGAPHVFRAPGSALEGTDVLPDKRGYSFDGCSPLLLKNAEVVNKRIVFPGSGSYRVLVLPDVETMTPELLTKIASLVKAGATVVGNPPSKSPSLVNYPGCDKQLQALAAELWGTNQIIAGHAPLTTSQNPAGQFATELYSPYDSTAALLLKLGVNPDFTASGSIRYNHRSLPDREIYFISNRTDQPVEDVCQFRDGTLNAELWDAVTGEIRPLNNLEKTGNGISINVKLDASQSFFVIFNKSLKPESKEPVSKNDFTDSHPIMTLEGPWNIAFDPAWGGPEKVVFETLSDWTRRPEEGIRYYSGIATYSKTFDMPESTGSLKKSELYLNLGKVKNMARIRLNGKDLGVLWTSPWQVNISGAVKKKGNKLEIDVANLWANRLIGDESLPDDGIKDNKWPDWLLNGTPRTSGRYTFTTHRFYKKDDPLMESGLLGPVSILESK, encoded by the coding sequence ATGGACGGGAACACCAGTCGCGAGGCAATGACAGCCGATCTGGAATCGATGAAAGCCGCCGGCATCGGGTACGTTCTTTTTCTGGAAGTGAATGTTGGCGTCCCGCGCGGCAAGGTTGATTTCCTGAGTGATGAGTGGCAGGATTTGTATGTTCACGCGGTTCGCGAATCCGAAAGATTGGGGATACAGATCATCCTTGGGTCAGGTCCGGGCTGGGCCGGCAGCGGTGGTCCATGGGTAAAACCCGAACAATCGATGATGCACCTGGTCGCCAGCTCTACAGAGGTGAAAGGCCCATCGGCTTTCAATGCTATACTCACAAAACCCGAACCTGGAAAACCATTTTTCGGTGAAGGAAGTGTACCAAAAGACCTTAAACAGATTCGTGATGGCTGGTACGAAGATGTCGCGGTGTTGGCCTATCCCACTCCGAAAACCGCAACGGCAATTGCCGATGTGGATGAAAAAGCGCTCTATTACCGGGCTCCCTATTCCTCCCAACCGGGTGTTAAACAATTCCTTCCGGCCCCGGCATCTTATCCCGAAATTCCGGGATCGGCCATTGATCAGTCGAAGATCATTGACCTTACCAAAATGGTACGATCCGATGGCACGCTCCAATGGAATGTTCCGGCCGGGAACTGGACCATTCTGCGGTTTGGCAAGCGCAACAATGGCGCGGTTACGCGGCCTGCACCGAAGCCCGGATTGGGATTTGAGGTCGATAAGTTTGATACGGTGGCCTTCGATGCCCATTTTGATGCCTACATCGGAAAACTCCTGAAGAAGGTGGGTCCACGAAAATCTACAACCGGTGGTTGGAAGACGCTTCATATTGACAGTTGGGAAATGGGGTCACAAAACTGGACCGGCGATTTCCGTGAGCAATTTAAAAAACGGAGGGACTATGACCCCTTATTGTATCTGCCAACCTATGCGGGACAGGTCGTCGGCAGCCTGGAGCTCAGCGAGCGTTTCTTATGGGACGTACGGTTGACATCACAGGAACTTATTATAGAAAATCACGCCGGGAGGCTGAAAGAACTGGGCAGGAGAAATGGCTTCAACCTGTCGATCGAACCGTATGATATGAACCCTACCGCCGATCTTGATCTTGGAAGTGTTGCCGATGTGCCAATGTGCGAATTCTGGTCCGATAAATTCGGCTTCAATTCTGCCTTCAGCTGCATCGAAGCAACATCCATAGCACATGTTCAGGGCAAACCTGTGGTAGGTGCAGAAGCCTTTACCGCTGAATCGTTTGAAGCCTGGAAAAAATACCCAGGTAACATGAAAGACCAGAGCGACTGGGCATTTAGCATGGGAATTAACCGGTTTGTCTATCATACTTTTGCCCATAAACCCTATGGCGACGGGTTAAAACCCGGTGTTACGATGGGCCCGTACGGTGTTCACTGGGATCGTGGTCAAACGTGGTGGCCGATGGTTCCCTCCTATCATAAATATGTTGCCAGGTGTTCCTATATACTTTCACAGGGAACTGCAGTTGCCGATATTCTGTACCTCACCCCCGAGGGTGCGCCGCACGTTTTTCGCGCCCCCGGATCGGCACTCGAAGGAACGGATGTCTTACCCGATAAACGGGGCTACTCATTCGACGGTTGTTCCCCTCTCCTATTGAAAAATGCTGAAGTGGTCAACAAACGGATCGTTTTTCCGGGCAGCGGCTCTTACCGTGTATTGGTTTTGCCCGATGTTGAAACAATGACACCGGAACTGCTTACCAAAATCGCTTCCCTTGTTAAAGCAGGGGCAACCGTGGTCGGCAATCCGCCATCAAAATCACCTTCTCTCGTCAATTATCCCGGGTGTGATAAGCAGTTACAGGCCCTCGCCGCTGAATTGTGGGGCACAAACCAAATAATCGCCGGACATGCGCCTCTAACTACAAGCCAAAACCCGGCGGGGCAGTTTGCCACTGAACTCTATTCACCTTACGATTCCACTGCTGCCCTACTTCTCAAATTAGGTGTTAATCCTGATTTTACGGCATCCGGATCCATCAGGTATAACCACCGGTCGCTGCCCGATCGGGAAATCTATTTTATTTCGAACCGTACCGATCAGCCTGTTGAGGATGTATGCCAATTCAGGGATGGTACTTTAAATGCAGAATTGTGGGACGCGGTAACAGGAGAAATCCGTCCTTTAAACAACCTTGAAAAAACCGGGAACGGTATTTCCATCAATGTAAAACTCGATGCTTCGCAAAGTTTTTTTGTAATATTCAACAAATCACTTAAGCCTGAATCAAAAGAGCCTGTATCCAAAAATGATTTTACCGACAGTCATCCAATCATGACTTTGGAGGGACCGTGGAATATTGCTTTTGATCCCGCCTGGGGTGGCCCCGAAAAAGTGGTTTTTGAAACCCTTTCCGACTGGACAAGACGGCCGGAGGAGGGAATTCGTTACTATTCCGGTATTGCGACCTATTCCAAGACCTTCGATATGCCGGAATCTACCGGTTCATTGAAAAAGTCAGAACTTTATCTGAACTTGGGAAAAGTAAAAAACATGGCCCGCATCCGGTTGAACGGTAAAGACCTGGGTGTCCTCTGGACCTCACCGTGGCAGGTGAATATCTCCGGAGCAGTAAAGAAAAAAGGCAACAAACTTGAGATCGATGTTGCTAACCTATGGGCAAACAGGCTTATTGGTGACGAGTCACTCCCTGATGATGGTATTAAAGACAACAAGTGGCCGGACTGGCTTCTCAACGGTACACCACGGACGAGTGGCCGTTATACCTTTACCACACATCGTTTTTACAAAAAAGATGACCCGTTGATGGAATCAGGGTTGTTGGGACCGGTGAGTATTCTTGAAAGTAAATAA
- a CDS encoding DUF1080 domain-containing protein yields the protein MKFFKSAFINISLTGLALILITSGCKIVKLNSADKEGYVRIFDGKTLRNWDGDSNYWKVENGNLVGTVTPATILKRNTFIIWRGGLTADFELKVDYRISEGGNSGINYRSEEIPDLPFALKGYQADIDGANRYTGQNYEERGRAFLALRGQKVVLESGKKPILESTIANSDSLKRYIKKDDWNEVHLIVKGNRMQHFINGVLMSEVTDNDTINRKFKGLLGVQVHVGPPMKIEYRNFRLKQ from the coding sequence ATGAAATTTTTCAAATCAGCTTTCATCAATATTAGCCTAACAGGATTAGCATTAATCCTGATAACTTCAGGGTGCAAAATAGTTAAACTGAATTCTGCTGACAAAGAGGGATATGTCAGAATATTTGATGGAAAAACCCTTCGAAACTGGGATGGGGATTCTAATTACTGGAAGGTTGAAAATGGCAATTTGGTGGGTACAGTTACTCCGGCTACCATACTTAAAAGAAATACGTTTATTATTTGGCGCGGTGGCTTAACTGCTGATTTTGAGTTAAAAGTGGATTATCGCATTTCGGAAGGCGGGAACAGTGGCATCAATTATCGAAGTGAAGAGATTCCGGATTTACCTTTTGCCTTAAAAGGCTATCAGGCCGATATTGATGGCGCCAATAGGTACACCGGGCAAAACTACGAAGAACGAGGTCGCGCTTTTCTGGCTTTGCGTGGTCAGAAAGTAGTACTCGAAAGCGGTAAAAAACCAATATTAGAATCCACCATAGCCAATTCTGATTCATTGAAAAGATACATTAAAAAGGACGACTGGAACGAAGTTCATTTAATTGTTAAGGGAAACCGAATGCAACATTTCATCAACGGAGTTTTGATGAGTGAGGTAACCGATAACGACACCATTAACCGGAAATTTAAAGGATTACTCGGTGTACAAGTACATGTTGGTCCGCCTATGAAAATTGAATACCGAAATTTCCGCTTGAAACAATGA
- a CDS encoding glycoside hydrolase family 78 protein has protein sequence MKIISILIICGLSLHCFGQIKLPSIFSDNMVLQQNSEASVWGWGDPGFEVGVSGSWSKDTVKAMVSNQAIWKAKLKTPGAGGPFTISIKGKEEVVLKNVMIGEVWICSGQSNMELKAYHKFNNAEEEVKNDNYPNIRFFQVKKWAVKLPRIIVLPNGRSVHRNLYIHSVPWYFFGRYLQQNLNVPICLIEATWGGTPAEVWVKADIVESDSLLKAGAAKLKTIKWWPSRPGVVYNAMIAPLVPFRIAGEWKASWIGLDSLTNPGEQLNEVVNTRLSARYLRKEFDLNKEIQSAKLHISGLGMYECYLNGSKVSKDIFAPTATDYDKHVNYNTYDVTSLLKNDKNTIGVVLGNGRFFSLRMTNDKAFGIPVIRHFGFPKLLMQMEIKYKNGNKTTIVSDATWKLSTHGPIIANSEYDGEEYNANLELHGWNKNGYNDATWMQARIVDAPLGKLVAQNNPNIMSMEEVKPVSIKEVNGKYILDMGQNMVGWLAVKLNGTKDKPVKMRFAETTQKDGSLYMANLRGAKVTNIYTPSKDGEFSWCPTFTYQGFRYVEISGISYKPELNDFVGKVNYDEMKTIGSFETSNELINQIYKNACWGIKGNYRSFPTDCPQRDERMGWLGDRATGCLGESFIFDNNLLYAKWVQDIEDTQRGNGSLCDVAPNYWQFYSDNITWPAAYIHAANMVYGQRGDTLPIVLHYASMKKWLDFMKTSFMKDYLMEKDVYGDWCMPPERLDLIHSQDPTRKTDGTLLATSFYYRLLELMAKFARISGHQEDATAFNVLAVNVKKAYNDKFLDKGKGQYGNNTVTANLASLMQGLVPEEYQDKVFKNIVDKTEGEFKSHVGVGLIGIQFLMRGLTAHGRGDLAYKIATNRTYPSWGYMIDNKATTIWELWNGNTADPAMNSGNHVMLLGDLLTWYYENLAGIKTDNKMVGFRKIIMNPIFPDGLNHVKASTQSPYGKISSEWTKNENGLQWNIEIPANTSALVSIPAASSEKISVNDSQLNSIEGLTIVSNKDGVVTLQVESGKYRFKIVK, from the coding sequence ATGAAAATTATTTCAATTCTTATTATTTGTGGATTATCACTTCACTGCTTTGGGCAAATCAAATTGCCGTCAATCTTCAGTGATAACATGGTTTTGCAGCAAAACAGTGAAGCATCGGTCTGGGGGTGGGGTGACCCCGGATTTGAAGTCGGGGTTTCGGGAAGCTGGAGTAAAGACACAGTCAAAGCTATGGTTTCTAACCAGGCGATCTGGAAGGCGAAACTGAAAACGCCTGGCGCCGGCGGTCCATTCACCATTTCCATTAAAGGGAAGGAAGAAGTTGTTCTGAAGAATGTGATGATCGGCGAGGTATGGATATGCTCCGGACAGTCGAATATGGAATTGAAAGCCTACCATAAATTCAACAATGCAGAAGAAGAAGTTAAAAATGACAATTATCCGAATATTCGATTTTTTCAAGTAAAAAAATGGGCAGTGAAACTCCCCAGAATAATTGTTTTGCCCAATGGAAGGAGTGTACATCGGAATCTATACATTCATTCAGTGCCGTGGTATTTTTTTGGAAGGTATTTGCAACAGAACCTTAACGTTCCAATCTGTCTTATAGAGGCCACCTGGGGAGGTACACCTGCTGAAGTTTGGGTAAAAGCAGATATTGTAGAATCCGATTCATTGCTTAAGGCCGGTGCAGCAAAATTAAAAACAATTAAATGGTGGCCCTCACGGCCCGGTGTAGTATACAATGCCATGATCGCCCCGCTGGTGCCCTTCAGGATTGCCGGGGAATGGAAAGCTTCATGGATCGGTTTAGACAGCCTGACTAACCCTGGAGAGCAGCTTAATGAGGTCGTTAATACACGGCTTTCCGCCAGGTATCTGCGTAAGGAGTTTGACCTCAACAAAGAGATTCAGAGTGCTAAACTCCATATTTCCGGCTTAGGGATGTATGAGTGTTACCTGAATGGCAGCAAGGTAAGCAAGGATATTTTCGCACCCACCGCCACGGACTACGATAAACATGTAAACTACAATACTTACGATGTAACTTCCCTTCTTAAAAATGATAAAAATACCATTGGTGTAGTCCTGGGCAATGGTCGCTTTTTTTCATTACGCATGACGAACGACAAGGCTTTTGGTATACCTGTTATTCGCCACTTTGGTTTCCCTAAACTCCTGATGCAAATGGAGATAAAGTACAAGAATGGTAATAAAACCACTATTGTGAGCGATGCAACATGGAAATTATCAACCCATGGTCCCATCATCGCCAACAGTGAGTACGACGGCGAGGAGTACAATGCCAATCTGGAGCTGCACGGATGGAATAAAAATGGCTACAATGATGCAACCTGGATGCAAGCACGCATTGTAGATGCGCCATTGGGGAAGTTGGTAGCCCAGAACAATCCAAACATCATGTCCATGGAGGAGGTAAAACCTGTTTCCATCAAAGAGGTGAACGGGAAATACATTCTCGACATGGGACAAAACATGGTGGGCTGGCTGGCAGTAAAGCTGAACGGAACGAAGGATAAGCCTGTCAAAATGCGCTTTGCAGAAACAACCCAAAAGGATGGCTCGCTTTATATGGCAAATCTTCGCGGAGCAAAGGTGACCAATATTTATACCCCTTCAAAAGATGGCGAATTTTCATGGTGCCCCACCTTTACCTACCAGGGTTTTCGCTATGTAGAAATTTCAGGCATCAGTTATAAGCCGGAGCTCAATGACTTTGTGGGGAAGGTCAATTACGATGAGATGAAAACCATTGGTAGCTTTGAAACATCAAACGAATTAATCAATCAGATATATAAGAATGCCTGCTGGGGCATCAAAGGTAACTACCGAAGTTTCCCAACCGATTGTCCCCAACGCGATGAACGTATGGGCTGGCTTGGTGACCGTGCCACAGGATGCCTTGGCGAAAGCTTTATTTTCGACAACAACCTTCTGTACGCCAAATGGGTGCAAGATATAGAGGATACCCAGAGAGGAAATGGCAGCCTCTGCGATGTGGCACCCAACTACTGGCAGTTTTACAGTGATAACATCACATGGCCTGCGGCATATATTCATGCCGCTAACATGGTATACGGGCAGCGCGGAGATACGCTTCCCATTGTGTTGCATTACGCTTCGATGAAGAAATGGCTCGACTTTATGAAAACCTCCTTCATGAAGGACTACCTTATGGAAAAGGATGTTTACGGAGACTGGTGTATGCCACCGGAGCGATTAGACCTGATTCACTCACAAGATCCCACCAGGAAAACGGATGGTACGTTGCTGGCAACGAGCTTTTACTACCGGCTTCTTGAGTTGATGGCGAAGTTTGCCCGGATAAGTGGACATCAGGAGGATGCAACTGCCTTTAATGTCCTTGCTGTAAATGTGAAGAAGGCCTACAACGATAAATTTCTTGACAAGGGAAAAGGGCAGTACGGGAATAACACGGTCACCGCTAACCTGGCTTCGCTCATGCAAGGACTGGTTCCGGAAGAGTACCAGGATAAAGTTTTCAAGAACATTGTAGATAAAACGGAGGGAGAGTTTAAATCGCACGTTGGCGTTGGGCTTATCGGCATTCAATTTTTAATGCGTGGTCTCACTGCCCATGGAAGAGGTGATTTAGCCTATAAAATTGCGACCAATAGAACTTACCCAAGCTGGGGATATATGATTGATAATAAAGCCACCACAATCTGGGAATTATGGAATGGCAACACTGCAGACCCGGCTATGAACTCGGGCAACCACGTGATGTTGCTTGGCGATTTGCTCACATGGTACTACGAAAATCTGGCAGGTATCAAAACCGATAATAAGATGGTGGGATTCAGAAAAATCATCATGAACCCCATTTTCCCCGACGGCCTGAATCATGTAAAAGCCTCGACGCAAAGTCCCTATGGAAAAATTAGCAGCGAGTGGACAAAAAACGAAAATGGTTTGCAGTGGAATATAGAAATCCCGGCAAACACATCCGCCCTTGTATCCATCCCTGCTGCATCATCAGAAAAAATTTCTGTTAATGACAGTCAACTTAATAGCATTGAAGGACTTACAATCGTTAGCAACAAGGATGGAGTAGTAACCTTGCAAGTGGAATCGGGTAAGTATAGATTTAAAATCGTAAAATAA
- a CDS encoding glycoside hydrolase family 2: MEKTFKLIICLAFGFLIAACDTNNAKISPKALESGFVTPPDSIQTSVYWYWISDNISKEGVIKDLHAMKQAGINRAFIGNIGLADIPYGKVKMLSEEWWNILHAALKTATELNIEIGIFNSPGWSQSGGPWIKSEDAMRYLISSELRVKGPQKLTQKLEKPIDIFQDVKVIAYPAPKDDQLVLNSQNGTITSMPGVADLSSISDGNKNTGITFPAGNEFIVNFEAKGPFTARSLSVRSTERPMLATAQFQVKTAGGEYRTLSEFQINRSNPALNVGFEPYAPVVVSFPATTATHFRLIVKNAKSGTGLAEVILSTSPRVGRYSEKTLAKMHPTPLPYWKDYQWPQQPVVDDKATVIDASKVLDISQYLSTDGTLNWDVPEGDWVILRNGMTPTGTVNSPASPEATGYEVDKMSKKLVEKHFYGHMGEILKRIPEADRKCFKVVVQDSYETGGQNFTDDFLAEFKQRYGYDPVPYLPVYKGLVVNSEQSSDRFLWDMRRMVADKVAYDYVGGLREVSHKHGLRTWLENYGHWGFPSEFLMYGGQSDEIGGEFWSEGERGNIECRAATSCGHIYGKTKISAESNTCAGKPFSRYPATIKQRGDRFFAEGINNTLLHVYITQPYEDKNPGMNAWFGNEFNRKNTWFSQMDVYTQYLKRTNFMLQQGLNVADVAYFIGEDAPKMTGVTDPALPVGYQFDYMNAEVIEKYMTVKDGLITLPHGTQYRILVLPKLETTRPELLAKIKQLVNDGAVVLGPAPKRSPSLQNQPAADEEIQKLAAKLWGEVDGIKVKSRKFGKGTIMNGIDMTEAFAQINCVPDCKLPADNTVHYGHRTLGNGEIYFVSNQTSETKMVTPEFRVKDLQPELWEATTGYMRDLPAYDQKENTTVVPLKLEPYESVFIVFRKQVGKALVSGVEANYPEPTLLADLKGPWTVKFDAEQRGPEEPVVFETLQDWSTSPDDRIKYYSGTAFYNCKFSLDKIPEGENVIINLGRVTAMAKVTVNCAYAGGLWTAPYQLDITKLVKQGENELKVEVVNTWVNRLIGDLNLPGNLRQAWCPVNPYKADNPLQPSGLFGPVKVLNVQY, encoded by the coding sequence ATGGAAAAAACATTTAAACTAATTATCTGTCTGGCATTTGGCTTTCTTATTGCAGCCTGCGATACAAATAATGCAAAAATTTCGCCAAAGGCCCTGGAATCCGGCTTTGTCACGCCTCCCGACTCCATTCAAACCAGCGTTTACTGGTACTGGATTTCCGACAATATTTCGAAGGAAGGCGTAATCAAAGACCTCCACGCGATGAAACAGGCCGGCATCAACCGGGCCTTTATCGGAAATATCGGTCTCGCAGATATTCCTTACGGGAAAGTAAAAATGCTCAGTGAAGAATGGTGGAATATCCTTCATGCAGCTTTGAAAACGGCAACTGAGCTGAACATCGAAATTGGGATATTCAATTCACCCGGCTGGAGCCAATCTGGTGGCCCATGGATAAAGTCGGAGGACGCCATGCGCTACCTTATCTCTTCAGAATTACGTGTTAAAGGGCCGCAGAAACTCACTCAGAAACTCGAAAAACCAATCGATATCTTTCAGGATGTGAAAGTGATTGCTTACCCCGCGCCAAAAGATGACCAACTCGTTTTGAACAGTCAAAACGGAACAATCACCTCTATGCCAGGCGTTGCCGATCTTTCGAGCATCAGCGATGGCAACAAAAATACGGGGATCACCTTCCCGGCAGGAAATGAATTTATTGTCAACTTCGAGGCTAAAGGGCCATTTACTGCCCGCAGTCTTTCGGTTCGATCCACCGAACGTCCAATGCTTGCCACGGCTCAGTTTCAGGTCAAAACAGCCGGTGGCGAATACCGCACTCTTTCCGAATTTCAAATCAACCGTTCAAACCCGGCACTGAATGTAGGTTTTGAACCTTATGCGCCGGTCGTCGTATCATTTCCGGCTACCACTGCCACTCACTTCCGACTGATTGTGAAAAATGCGAAATCGGGTACAGGACTTGCCGAAGTAATACTTTCCACATCGCCCCGGGTCGGGCGTTACAGCGAGAAGACCCTGGCCAAAATGCACCCGACCCCGCTACCTTACTGGAAAGATTATCAATGGCCCCAACAGCCGGTTGTGGACGACAAGGCTACTGTGATTGACGCATCAAAAGTCCTCGACATTTCGCAATATTTGTCAACCGACGGAACCCTTAATTGGGATGTTCCTGAAGGCGATTGGGTTATCCTTCGCAACGGTATGACCCCCACCGGAACGGTAAACAGCCCGGCCTCGCCCGAAGCTACCGGTTACGAGGTGGACAAGATGAGCAAAAAACTTGTGGAAAAACACTTCTATGGCCACATGGGCGAAATACTGAAACGAATTCCCGAAGCTGACCGAAAATGTTTCAAAGTAGTTGTTCAGGATAGCTATGAAACCGGCGGGCAGAACTTTACCGATGATTTCCTTGCAGAATTTAAGCAGCGATATGGTTACGATCCGGTGCCGTATCTTCCGGTTTACAAGGGCTTGGTGGTAAACAGTGAACAGTCGTCTGACCGCTTTCTTTGGGATATGCGGCGGATGGTTGCCGACAAAGTAGCATACGATTATGTGGGAGGACTGAGAGAGGTTAGCCATAAACATGGATTGAGAACATGGTTGGAAAACTATGGTCACTGGGGGTTTCCGAGTGAGTTCCTGATGTATGGAGGGCAATCGGATGAAATTGGTGGTGAGTTCTGGAGCGAAGGGGAACGCGGAAATATCGAATGCCGTGCAGCAACTTCTTGCGGTCATATCTACGGAAAAACAAAGATTTCGGCCGAATCCAACACCTGCGCAGGTAAGCCATTTAGTCGTTATCCGGCAACGATCAAACAACGTGGCGATCGCTTTTTTGCCGAGGGAATCAATAATACGCTGCTGCATGTGTACATCACGCAACCTTACGAGGACAAAAATCCTGGAATGAATGCCTGGTTCGGCAATGAGTTTAACCGCAAAAATACCTGGTTTTCGCAAATGGATGTTTATACCCAATACCTCAAGAGGACAAACTTTATGCTTCAGCAGGGATTGAACGTGGCCGATGTGGCCTATTTCATTGGCGAAGATGCCCCAAAAATGACCGGAGTCACTGATCCTGCCCTTCCCGTTGGCTACCAGTTTGACTATATGAATGCCGAGGTCATTGAAAAATATATGACGGTAAAAGATGGGCTGATTACTTTGCCTCATGGAACACAATACCGGATTTTGGTACTTCCCAAACTAGAAACTACGCGCCCGGAACTGTTGGCTAAAATCAAACAGTTGGTCAATGATGGTGCAGTTGTTTTGGGCCCGGCACCTAAACGATCGCCCAGTTTGCAAAACCAGCCTGCCGCTGATGAGGAAATTCAAAAACTGGCTGCCAAACTATGGGGAGAAGTGGATGGAATAAAGGTTAAATCCCGGAAATTCGGCAAAGGAACAATCATGAACGGCATAGACATGACCGAAGCCTTTGCGCAGATCAACTGTGTGCCGGACTGCAAGTTGCCAGCGGACAATACTGTCCATTATGGACACCGTACGCTAGGAAACGGCGAAATCTATTTTGTTTCGAATCAAACTTCAGAAACCAAAATGGTTACTCCTGAATTTAGGGTAAAAGATTTGCAGCCAGAACTTTGGGAAGCTACTACCGGTTACATGCGCGACCTTCCGGCTTACGACCAGAAAGAAAATACGACCGTTGTTCCGTTAAAGCTGGAACCTTACGAAAGTGTGTTTATCGTTTTTCGCAAGCAAGTGGGCAAAGCCCTGGTAAGCGGAGTGGAAGCCAATTACCCGGAACCAACCCTTCTCGCTGATCTGAAAGGACCATGGACTGTCAAATTCGATGCTGAACAAAGGGGGCCGGAGGAACCGGTCGTTTTCGAAACACTTCAGGATTGGTCGACTTCACCAGATGACCGGATCAAATACTATTCAGGAACGGCATTCTACAACTGCAAATTCAGTTTGGATAAGATACCCGAGGGAGAAAACGTAATTATCAATCTGGGCCGTGTTACCGCAATGGCCAAAGTCACTGTAAACTGTGCTTATGCCGGAGGATTGTGGACGGCACCTTACCAGCTTGACATCACAAAGTTGGTTAAACAAGGCGAAAACGAATTGAAGGTTGAAGTGGTCAACACTTGGGTCAACCGCTTGATTGGCGATCTGAACCTGCCCGGGAATCTGCGACAGGCCTGGTGTCCGGTCAATCCGTATAAGGCCGACAACCCATTGCAACCGTCCGGATTGTTTGGGCCTGTAAAAGTTTTAAATGTACAGTATTAA